The DNA region CCGCGACGCGTACCTTCTCGAGCACCTGACGCTCCGCGCCGGCGGCAGCTCGGCGGGAGATAATCCGGAGGGGGCGGCGGACGGGACGCTGGAACCCCTGGACCCGATGGAGGCGCCGCCGCGTCCCGACGCGCTGGAGCACAACACCCCACCTTTCACCGGACTGAGGCTCGCCGATTCCGTCTACGTCGAGTACGACGACGGCGAGAAGGAGATGTACGACCTTCGCACCGATCCCGACGAGCTCGTGAACTCCGTCTCCTCGGCCGATCCGGCGCTCGTCGCGACGCTCTCCGCGCGCCTCGCCGCACTGAAGGCGTGTGCCGAGGCGTCGTGCCGCTGAAGCGTTCTCCTTGATCTGAGTTCTCCCGCGCCGTTATTCTCGGGCGCCCGCGAGGAGACCCGCGTTGACCACGCCAGCCCAAGCAAGCTCCTCTGAGCCCGGCGCCATCGACGGCGTTCCGGTCTACGACCATCTCCTCGAGATCCGCGCGCTCAGGACTTTCTTCTTCACGAGGGGCGGCGTCGTCCGGGCGGTGAACGACGTCTCGCTGCACCTCGACGAAGGCGAGGTGCTGGGCCTCGTCGGCGAATCGGGATGCGGCAAGACGATGACCGCCCTCTCGATCCTCAAGCTCGTCGATCCCCCCGGCCGCATCGTCGGGGGCGAGGTCCGTCTCCGCGGGCGGGATCTCCTGCTGCTGAGCGAGGACGAGATCCGGCGCGTTCGCGGCGGATCGATCTCGATGATCTTCCAGGAGGCGGGCGCCGCGCTGAACCCCGTCCTCACCGTCGGCTTCCAGATCGCCGAGACCGCGATGGTGCACCTCGGCATCCGAAAGAAGGAGGCGATGAGCCTGGCCGTGAAGATGCTCGAGGAGGTCCGCATCCCCGACGCGGCGCGGCGGGCCCGCGGGTACCCGCACCAGCTCTCCGGCGGGATGAAGCAGCGCGCGATGATCGCCATGGCCCTCGTCTGCCGTCCCTCGATCCTGATCGCCGACGAGCCGACGACGGCCCTCGACGTCACGATCCAGGCCGAGATCCTCGATCTCCTCGCGCGCCTGCGGGAGGAATATCGCCTGACGATTCTGCTCATCACTCACGATCTGGGCGTCGTGGCCGAGATCGCCGATCGCGTCGCGGTCATGTACGCCGGCAAGATCGTCGAGGAAGCCGCCGCACCCGACTTCTTCCGTGAGCCGAGGCATCCCTACTCGGAGGGCCTGCTCCGCGCGATGCGGAAGGATGCGGGAACCCGCGCCGCGCGGCGCCTGGCCGCGATCGAGGGGGCGGTCCCCGATCTCCTCCGACCCCCGGCAGGATGCCTCTTCTCGCCGCGGTGCGGGGACGCCTTCGACGCGTGCGCCGAGCGCCACCCGCCCCTCGTCCGATCGATCGGAGCCCGCTCGCGCGGCCCCGCCGCGGCCCGACGCGCCGCGGCCCCGGGCGGGACGCCGCCGTCGGACGCGTTCGCGCGCAAGGTGGCCTGCTTCCAGTTCGACGCTCTCCCCGACGCGTCGCGCTCCCCGGACGGGGCGGGATGGGATGCCGAACGTGGCCGGTGAGGCGGCCGCCGTTCCCCCTGCGGCGACGCCCCGGAGGCTCGGCCCGGAGCTCCTGCGCGTCACCGATCTCGTGAAGCACTACCCCACCGCCGGCGGCCTCTTCGCACGCGGGGCCCCGTTGCGCGCTGTGGACGGCGTGTCGTTCGACGTCCGAGAGGGAGAGACCCTCGCCCTCGTCGGTGAATCGGGGAGCGGCAAGACGACGACCGGGCGCTGCATCCTGAGGCTCATCGAGCCGACCTCGGGGAGCGTGACGTTCATGGGCGAGGACTTCTTCTCGCTCGGCCGCGAGCCGCTGCGGCGGATGCGGCGCCACATCCAGATCATCTTCCAGGATCCTTACTCGTCGCTCAATCCGAGGATGTCGGTCGAGTCCGCCGTCGGCGAGCCCTTCGCGATCCACAAGCTCGCCCGCGGCGCCGCGAGAAAGGAGAAAGTCGCGGAGCTGCTGGCGATGGTGGGGCTCGACCCGGGCACGATGTCGAAGCACCCGCACGAGCTCTC from Acidobacteriota bacterium includes:
- a CDS encoding ABC transporter ATP-binding protein gives rise to the protein MDGVPVYDHLLEIRALRTFFFTRGGVVRAVNDVSLHLDEGEVLGLVGESGCGKTMTALSILKLVDPPGRIVGGEVRLRGRDLLLLSEDEIRRVRGGSISMIFQEAGAALNPVLTVGFQIAETAMVHLGIRKKEAMSLAVKMLEEVRIPDAARRARGYPHQLSGGMKQRAMIAMALVCRPSILIADEPTTALDVTIQAEILDLLARLREEYRLTILLITHDLGVVAEIADRVAVMYAGKIVEEAAAPDFFREPRHPYSEGLLRAMRKDAGTRAARRLAAIEGAVPDLLRPPAGCLFSPRCGDAFDACAERHPPLVRSIGARSRGPAAARRAAAPGGTPPSDAFARKVACFQFDALPDASRSPDGAGWDAERGR